One region of Phoenix dactylifera cultivar Barhee BC4 unplaced genomic scaffold, palm_55x_up_171113_PBpolish2nd_filt_p 000143F, whole genome shotgun sequence genomic DNA includes:
- the LOC103712007 gene encoding zinc finger protein ZAT9-like — translation MGAHPVDGRSYYQSEAPALGPEDGSVAANGKLAKTRFRIRLNKCEKAGEQNEEAAREEAVSSDRSLRRASDGDMRARHVSNGELADDRDEHTESQNVADGTVVEDPGSSESKNGGDNVAEGPPTCAVCGKTFPSLKALYGHLRCHRQRDYRGAHRPPEAKKKRKKKKKIQIGAGSSSNKALTAKRGHKGILDLKDPEANAAEILLQMSRSNNLRPTPCNIGRGKRKEMDEDAMHSENADGIEGECTGVEASSSQSVFEGEVKKEKKKKIKDLESVHESSPPTRDRRYRCRICGKSFSTHQALGGHMASHNKSKNNSEEGDGTEDSNLAHADEELADSNTLVPGTATTEHRCKTCQAAFPTGQALGGHKRKHWNGPAMASATVAPPPPAPSSESVKEANNVPSPSAPSSESVKEANNVLLGIDLNEMPMLEDEEP, via the coding sequence ATGGGAGCCCATCCCGTGGACGGAAGAAGCTATTACCAGAGCGAGGCTCCGGCTTTGGGGCCGGAAGACGGATCGGTCGCCGCAAATGGGAAGCTGGCGAAGACCAGGTTTCGGATTCGATTAAACAAGTGTGAGAAGGCCGGCGAGCAGAACGAAGAGGCAGCTCGTGAAGAAGCGGTCTCTTCTGACCGGAGCTTACGAAGAGCCTCCGATGGTGACATGAGAGCTCGCCATGTCTCCAATGGAGAGCTCGCAGATGATCGAGACGAACACACCGAATCTCAGAACGTCGCAGATGGCACAGTCGTCGAGGATCCCGGGAGCTCCGAAAGCAAGAACGGAGGTGATAACGTGGCTGAGGGGCCTCCTACTTGTGCCGTGTGTGGGAAGACCTTTCCTTCGTTGAAAGCATTATACGGTCACCTGAGATGCCATCGTCAAAGAGACTACAGGGGGGCGCATCGGCCACCCgaagcaaagaagaagaggaagaagaagaagaagatccaaaTAGGCGCCGGTTCTTCATCCAACAAAGCGCTGACCGCAAAGAGAGGTCACAAAGGGATTCTCGACTTGAAAGACCCTGAAGCCAATGCAGCTGAAATTCTGTTGCAGATGTCAAGGAGCAACAATCTGCGACCTACGCCATGCAATATAGGAAGAGGAAAGAGGAAAGAGATGGATGAGGATGCCATGCATTCCGAGAATGCAGATGGGATCGAAGGCGAGTGCACTGGTGTGGAAGCATCAAGCAGCCAGTCTGTGTTCGAAGGAGAAgtcaagaaggagaagaagaagaagatcaaagatcTGGAATCAGTGCATGAATCCAGTCCACCAACTCGAGATAGAAGATACCGCTGCAGAATCTGCGGCAAGTCTTTCTCTACCCACCAGGCACTGGGGGGTCATATGGCGAGTCACAACAAGAGCAAGAACAATTCGGAAGAAGGGGATGGGACAGAAGACAGCAACCTGGCCCATGCTGATGAGGAATTGGCCGATTCAAACACTTTGGTGCCCGGAACAGCAACCACGGAACACCGATGCAAGACTTGCCAAGCGGCGTTCCCCACAGGGCAGGCCCTCGGCGGGCACAAGAGGAAGCACTGGAACGGTCCGGCGATGGCGTCGGCGACGGTGGCGCCCCCACCACCAGCACCATCATCTGAGAGTGTTAAGGAGGCAAACAATGTACCTTCACCTTCTGCACCATCATCTGAGAGTGTTAAGGAGGCAAACAATGTGCTGCTTGGCATTGACCTCAATGAAATGCCAATGTTGGAAGATGAAGAACCGTAG
- the LOC120104923 gene encoding 4-hydroxy-2-oxovalerate aldolase-like produces MKEFVADLDPEVQALNLRLLEINRLLQSGMPLDDRPEGARSPSPEPIYDTIGIRINTRGRSSILDPDSAPLSPEPRILKSRLVAGETLYGLFLLRSSPTLAEIAGLAGYDYMVVNMEHGSGSIVEALPCLHALAAARTPAILRLPELSAACAKKALDLGPQGLMFPVIESPGAAELAVSRRAASAGNSRI; encoded by the exons ATGAAGGAGTTCGTCGCCGACCTCGACCCCGAAGTCCAGGCGCTCAACTTAAGGCTTCTTGAAATCAACCGGCTTCTTCAATCCGGCATGCCCCTCGACGACCGGCCAGAGGGCGCCCGCTCCCCCTCTCCGGAGCCAATCTACGACACCATCGGTATCAGGATCAATACTCGGGG AAGAAGCTCTATTCTGGATCCCGACTCCGCCCCCCTCTCCCCCGAACCGCGGATCCTCAAGTCCCGCCTCGTCGCCGGCGAGACCctctacggcctcttcctcctgcgCTCCTCCCCGACCCTCGCCGAGATCGCCGGCCTCGCCGGCTACGACTACATGGTCGTCAACATGGAGCATGGCTCTGGCAGCATCGTCGAGGCCCTCCCTTGCCTCCACGCCCTCGCCGCCGCCCGCACCCCGGCCATCCTCCGCCTTCCGGAGCTCTCTGCCGCCTGCGCCAAGAAGGCCCTCGATCTCGGCCCCCAGGGACTCATGTTCCCCGTGATCGAGTCCCCCGGCGCCGCCGAGCTCGCCGTCTCCCGCCGCGCGGCGTCCGCGGGAAACAGCAGAATATGA